TGAGTTACATAAAATATTCAATTGAAAGCGTTGATGATAAACTTCATAAGGCGATTAGGGGACAAGCTTCTAATTTCAGTGATAGTTACAAAAAAATTCTTCATTTACTTGAAGTAAAAAAGAAGCAAGGATATAATACTACTATTATCATAACTATGTTAGATCTCAATAATCCAAGTCAGGATAAAGAATTTGAGAAATTGCAGGATGCTTTTAAAGGATTGGATGTTTATGTGTATTTAAAAAGTCAGGACCAGCAATGGTACCAGACAGAAAAACACGGGACTAAGTCAATCCACTGGATTGAATTTTGTCAGTTTCCATGGTCATCCATGACTATAAAATCTAATGGTGAAGCTGTGATGTGCGTTGAAGATTATAATAATGAAATCATTCTTGGTGATGCAAGAAAAGAATCACTTTATGATATTTGGAACGGGGAGAAATATCGGAAATTCAGGGAAGACCACTTTAATTTAACAGGTGGGATAAAATGTACCGGAGAATGTGATATGACTTTAATAGGTGAACTGACAAGCGCTTGTGATAAAAATGATGCGGGCGTTTAATTGCAGAAAAGGAGACGATATGTTAGATCTAAATGATTTGAAGGGGCATTACTTGATAGCGGAAGTAGGTATTAATCACAATGGGGATATGCAGATTGCCAAAAAACTGATAGACGCATCTTTTGCCTGTTCATGGAACTGTGTAAAATTTCAGAAAAGAAATCCTGATGTCTGCGTTCCCGAACATCAAAAAAATGTTATTAGAGAAACTCCATGGGGAAAGATGACTTACTTGGAGTATAGATATAAAGTAGAATTTGGGAAAAAAGAATATGATTATATTGATAAATACTGCAAGGAAAAACCTATACAATGGACAGCGTCTGTATGGGATTTAGATAGTCTTAATTTTATTAAACAATATGATGTTCCTTTTATTAAAATACCTTCGGCTAAAATTACAGATTTAGAACTTCTTGAAGCAGCAGCTAAAATATCGGTTCCTATTATTATATCTACCGGTATGTCTACTTTAGAAGAAATTGATAAAGCTGTAGATATATTAAGAAAAAACACAGCTGGTTTTGCCCTTATGCATACCAATTCAAGTTATCCGGCTAAAATAGAAGAACTTAATTTAAATTGTATTAAAACTTTAAAAGAAAAATATAAATGTGAAATCGGATATAGCGGTCATGAATATGGTTTAGAACCGACGGTTTTTGCAGCAGCTTTAGGTACAAAGATTATAGAAAGGCATGTTACTATTGACCGAACACTGTGGGGAACCGACCAGTCAGCAAGCGTGGAACCTATGGGTATGGATATGCTTTGCAAAAGAATAAGGGACATTAACCTGATTTTGGGTGATGGTGTTAAAAGGATAATGGAAAGTGAAAAATCGGTTAGAAAAAAGTTAAGAGGCGAATAAAAGCATGAAAATATTACTGGTTCAAACTCCGCATTATTATGACGGAAAATCAAGAATTCCGACGTTTTTTCCCATAGGATTAGGTTATATAGCAAGAATTCTATTGGATGCAGGATACAATGTGGAAATTTTGGATATTTATGCCCATCAATATAATGATGAAGAAGTAATTCAGAAATTGAAAGAAATTGATTTTGATGTTATTGGTATCAGCGCTATGTCTACGCAGTATAATTATACTAAACGGTTAGCATCGCAGATAAGGGCTTTGAATAAAACTAAAAAGATAATCGTAGGTGGCGCATTGGCAACCTTTAGTGCGCAGACAGTTTTAGAAAATACTGATGTAGATATTTGTATCGTTGGCGAAGGTGAGAAGACGATAGTGGACTTGCTTGAAAATTTAGAAAATCTTAGCAGAGTCAAGGGAATATGTTTTAAGGAGAACGGTAAAATAATCCAAACACCGCTTCGGGAATATATTAAAGTTTTAGATACAATTCCTTTCCCTGCCTATGATTTATTTTCAATGGAACTCTATGTGCAGCGTTCTTTCGTGATAGGTCCGAAAAGGGCGTTAAAGATGAGAACAGGGCATGTTATTTGCGGTCGTGGATGTCCGTTCAATTGTAACTATTGTTCTAAAGTGTTTAAGGGATTGCGATTGAGGAGCATAGACAACATTATTGAAGAGATTAAATATCTTAAGGAGAAATACCAAATCAGGGGTATATTTTTCAACGATGAACTGGTCATTGTCAATAAAGGAAGAGTGTATGAACTATGCGATAAGATAGCGCCTTTGAATTTGAAGTGGAATTGTCAGGGAAGAGTTAATATGGTTGATTTAAAACTCCTTAAATACATGAAGAAAGCAGGTTGTACATCGGTAGGATACGGGATAGAATCCGGCAGCCAGAGAATATTGGATGCTATGAATAAAAATGTTGACATTAAACAAGCGGAACAGGCGATAAAAGATACTGCAAAAGCCGGTTTATATTCAAATATACAGGTAATGTTTGGATATCCAGGAGAAACAAAAGAAACGGTTCAGGAAACAATAGATTTTTTCAGGCGTGCAGATAATCCCGGCGATGCGCTAAGTCCGGTTACTCCGTTGCCGGGAACACAATTGTGGTGCGATACATTAAAAAAAAGGTTGATAAAAGATGAAAAGACACTTTTAGAAAAATTAGACGGCGGTTACATGCCTGATGCCAAAGTATTAATTAATTACACCGAATTTTCTAATGAAGAATATGATTCTTTAAGAAAAAATGCAGAGAAAATAATCAAAAGAAATTATTTTGCAAGGCATCCGGTGGCAGGAAGTATAAACTATTTATTAAGAATAGTAAGTATTATGAAAATGCTGGGTTTTAAAGGGACAATAAAAAAAACAATTGAGAAACTGAGTGCTAATGCCTGATTTTTTTATAAATGTTGATAAAATTAGCCAAGTTGAGGGGGAATAATGAAGTGTAGGATATGTTACAGCAATAACTTAACAAAATTTTTAGATTTGGGTTTTACTCCACCGGCTGATGATTTTTTGGTAAAGGAAAGATTAAGGGAACTGGAAACACATTACCCTTTGGATGTTTTTATCTGCAACGATTGTTCGCTTGTGCAGCTCGGTTATACTGTTCCACCTGAAATACTTTTTCAAAATGACTATCCGTATGAATCATCAATGACCAAAGCAGGACAGAAACACTTCCATTCTTTCGCGAGTGACGTAGTTTCAAAATATAAAATACTTTCATCAGATCTTGTCGTAGATATTGGAAGTAACGTCGGTGTATTGCTCCAGGGGTTTAAGAATGAAGGCACGCAGGTTTTAGGTGTTGACCCGGCAGAAAATATATGCAAAATAGCGATAAAAGGCGGCATTGATACCATAAATAGCTTCTTCAACGAAAAATCTGTTCAGGAAATTATAAAGAAAAAAGGGAAAGCAAAGGTAATAACCGGCACGAATGTTGTTGCACATGTTGATGATATACATTCCCTGGTAAGAAACGTGGATAAATTACTTGCTGAAAAAGGTATTTTTATTGTTGAGGCACCGTACCTGGTTTGGTTACTGGATAATTTAGAGTATGATACTATTTATCACGAGCATCTGTGCTATCTTTCTGTTAAACCGTTGAATATCCTGTTTGGAAAATACGGGATGGAAATATTTGATATTGTTGAAGCGGATATACATGGCGGATCTGTCAGGTATTTTGTTTGCAGGAAAGGTGATTATAAAGTCACTGAAAATGTGAAAAAGTTAATTCTGCTGGAAAAAGAAAAAAATACCTATGATATAGACAGATTAAAAAAATTTGCAGTGGATGTAGAGAAAAACCGCGAAGAACTTACGCTAATGTTAAGAGAGTTAAAATCTAAAGGAAAACGCATAGCAGGAGTAAGTGCACCTGCAAAAGGGATGACTTTGCTGAATTATTGTAGAATAGGCACAGATGTTTTGGACTTTGTTACAGAAAAATCTACTTTGAAAATTGGCAAATATACGCCGGGAATGCATATACCTGTTTTGCCGGATTCTGAATTAGTTAAGCAAAAACCGGATTATGCACTTTTACTGGCTTGGAATTTTGCCGAAGAAATAATGAACAATTTGAAAGATTACAAAAAAGCGGGTGGCAAATTTATTATACCTATCCCGAAACCGCGCATTGTTGAGTAAATATTAATAATATAAGAACTTAGCCCGGCAAGTTAGGAAGATGTTGGCAGAGCAATTCTAGCCATTAAAATGTATATGTAGTTGCACGCCCTTGGCGTGCTTAATTTATCGTTGGAGGGAAATTATGAGGGTATTACGTAAGAAATGTGCTTTTCAGGATGTAAGGGGGAAAATTACCGATATTCTGGAGAAGGAAATTATAGAATATGTAACGATTATAACTTCTAAGAAAGGAGCCGTTAGGGGTAATCATTATCATAAGAAATCTATCCAGTATGCCTATATTCTTAGCGGGAAAATAAAACTTGTAACACAGATGCCCGGAAAGAAAGTTGAAAATAAAATTGTTAAACCCGGCGATTTAGTAATTAATATTCCTACGGAAAGGCATACCCTGGTAGCCTTAGAAAACTCGGAATTTTTAGTCCTGACCAGGGGACCTCGTGGCGGTGGCAATTATGAAAACGATACGTATAGACTTGAGAAAAAAATAGCATAATAAAGGAGTTCAAAATGTACATTCCAACTTCTAAGCCGTATTTAGATAAGGGAGAACTTGATAATGTAGTATCTGCAATGAATGATGGCGCGATTTCGGGTTTATTCGGCAAATATATTGATGAATTTGAAAATAAATTTGCCCGCTATTGTGATTGTAAATATGGTATTTCTACTAATAGCGGTACTACTGCTTTACATGTGGCAGTAGCTTCTTTGGGAATAGGGAAAGGCGATGAAGTTATAGTGGCATCTCTAACAAACATGGCGACCTTTTTTGCGGTTTTATACCAATATGCTAAACCAGTTCCGGTAGATATTGAAAAAGATACTATGAATATTGACCCCGGGTTAATTGAATCTAAAATAAACAAAAATACAAAAGCGATTATGGTTGTTCACCTGTTCGGACATCCTGTTGATATGGACCCCATAATTAAATTAGCTAAAAAATATAAATTGTATATTATTGAAGATTGTGCTGAAGCCCATGGCGCTTTGTATAAAGGCAGAAAAGTCGGTTCTTTAGGGGATATAGGTTGTTTTAGTTTTTATTCAAATAAAATTGTAACCACCGGAGAGGGTGGGATGATAACGACGAACAACGCTGAAATTGCCGCCAAATCACGTTCATTAAAATGTTTGGCTTTCGGTACAAAAAATAAATTTATGCATAAAAGTATCGGATATGGGTACCGGATGACAAATATCCAGGCGGCGATCGGTTGTGCGCAGCTTAAAAAAGTTGAAGTTATTATTGACAAAAAACGAAAAATAGCGAAATATTATAACGAGCAATTTAAAAATATCAGTGAATTGGCAATCCCCGTTGAAAAAGAATATGCAAAAAATGTTTACTGGATGTATCATGTAGTGCTTGGTAGAGATGTAAAATTGTCAAGAGAGCGGGTTATGAATAAACTAAAAGAATACGGGATAGAAACGAGGGAGTCATTTATTCCTTACAATATGCAGGAAATATTTATACGGAAAGGATGGGTTAATCACAATGAGTGTCCGAATGCTAATTATGTGGCAGGTAAGGGATTTTATATACCAAGCGGACCGATTCTGAGTAAAAAAGAATTAGAATATGTTTCCGGTAAAATAAAAAAAGTGTTATTAAATAAATAGAGCATATTGTATGGAGAATAGAGAAGAATCAAAAAGTAAGTGGAATAAATTCTGGAGCGAATCTGATAAAATTATATTAAATGGCGGGGTTAAAGATGACAGTAGTTGGTATGCACTCATTTGGAAAATGGGATATGAATACTGGAAAGAGGTGTTTGATAAATATTCTCCCGGAAAGAAAATGCTGGAGTGTGGCGCCGGTGCTGCAAAGATATCTTATTTTATGGCAAGTTCCGATTATGATTGTACGATGCTTGATAATTCAGATAAGGCATTAGATGTTGCTAAAGCAAATTTTAGAGAAGCCGGTTTCAAAGGTACTTTTGTTATAGGTAATGCAGAAGAAATGTCTTTTGAAAGTAATACTTTTGATTTAGTATACAGTGGGGGACTTCTGAATTATTTTGACAATGTCCAGCCGTTTATTAAAGAGATGGTAAGAGTACTTAAGCCCGGAGGTTTACTTTCTGCAACAATAATTTCATCAAAAAAGTTTAGTTGTCAAACGCTTGGAGATATTCAGATATTTTTATCAAGATTATTGATGAATATTGTTAAAGGCAGATTTAACGGTATCATTCAAAAAAGTAGACGGAATTTTCCATTTTACGAAAATTCTATTAAACTTGAAGAGTATAGAAGAATATTAGATGAATGTGGTATAAAAGTTATAGTTGCTGCCGGCACTAATCCTTTTCCTGCAATAGCATTGCCTAAATTTTTAAGACCGTTGTATGCTAAAATAATCAAGACATTTATACCTTTCTGGAGATGGTTTGACCGGTCAGGTTCAAAATTCGCGGAAATATGGGGTTTTGGTTATAATATATATGGAGTAAAAAAGCGGTAAATGGAAAAAAAAGAAGATAAATATTTCAATGATTCTGCGGAATTAATTAAAAGTCTTAATGAAATAAAAATAGAAGGGATTACCATAACCGAATATTTAAAGTTTAAAGAGGTTTCGTTATGGGAGTTAATGGTTCCTTTTTTAGCATGCTGCAGTTTCCCCTCGGCTTTTTCTCAGGCAAATCAAGAATTCAATATAATAAATTCCTGTAAACATCTTTTTCACAAAAAAATAAAACCTTATCTGAAATGTATCAGGGATTTTGTCAGAGATATAAATGATAAGAAAAATATGGTTGAATATGAAAACATGGATAAAAAAAAGAACGCATTGTTTTTAGTATTTGAACCTCGCCACTACAAGGAGATTTATTCTCCTTTGAAAGAAATATTAGTTAAAAGAGATATTGGTATTAGAACTATCTGTTCTAAGTACAGGGCAGCCCAGGAAAAATTTGCCAAAGAAGATACGCTCTTTATAGAAGATTTTTATAATATGGATATGGCTAATCAGGTAAAAAAAAACAATAAAGAAATATCAGTTAAATTAAAAAAAGTAAAAACAATACTGGTAAGTAAAATAAAAAATACTTACCCGGGTATCTGGAACTATTTCAGAGATGAACTAGATAGTATCTTTATCTGGGAATTTTCTTCATTAATAAAACAAATTACTATAGCTCATGAGGTTATAGATAAAATAAAGCCTGATATTATTGCCGGCGGAGATGATTGCGACCCGCGGGCAAGAATCTATTTTCTGATAGGAAGAAACAGGAAAACACCCACATTGCTTATTCAACAGGGATATGCTTCAGATAACGCTTTTGAATGGCTTTTCCTTTCGGTTGATAAAGCCGCAATTTTCGGAAATTATACTAAACAATGTCTTGAAAAAATAGGAGTTAAAAAAGAAAAACTTGTAATTTCAGGACAACCGCGGTTTGATAGTCTGGTAAAAATAACTAACGAAAGAGAAATTGTTTGTAATAAATATAACATTCAGTCAAAAAATAAAATCATATTGTTTACTTCTCAGCCAAATCATCCCGGAGCATTCAGTAGTGAAACCGTCAGAAGAAACGCAATAGAAACAGTTTATAGCTTGATTGACAATATAACTGACGCTGTTTTAATTGTGAAACCCCATCCCGATGAAAAGATGCAATATCATCGGTCTCTCAAATTAAAAAATAACACGGGAAAAATAATTCTTGTGGACAGGCGCGATAATTTATATGAACTTATTAAAGCATGCGATTTATTAATAACCTTTTTTTCTACTACAGCTATAGAAGCAATGATATCCAATAAACCTGTGCTTATTGTGAATTTGTTTAACCGTTGGACACCGTATGTGGAAAGCGGGGCAGCTTTACAGGCATGCTCAGGAAACGAAGCAGTATCTGTAATAAATGACATATTCAGCAATAATGGAATCCGGCAGGAATTAGAAAATAAAAGAAAGAAGTTTGTTGTGGAACATGCATATAATTTAGACGGGAATGCATCGGGAAGAGTTGTTGACTTAATGTTTGAAATGATGAAGAATTGATATGAATATTGCAATAAACGCTTCATATTTAGAAGGCAAAAGAACCGGTGTCGGCAGATATCTTTCCAATATTTTAAAGTATTGGTCAAAAAACTCTCCGGAAAATAATTATTACTTATATTTTAAAAGAGAAATACCAAAAGATGAATATTTGAGTGCCCCTTGTTTCATTAAAAAAATAATACATGCACCGGAATTTTTAAATAGATGGATATTTTGGGAAAATATATTTTTGTCCAGGCATATTAAAAAAAACAAAGAACTGGATATCTTTTTTTCGCCCGCTTACACGTTGCCGTTTTTTATCGGCAACATAAAAAAAGTTGTAGCTGTATTCGATATTTTTTATACGGTGCACCCGGAATGGGTACCATTAAGCAATCGTTACACATTAGGACTTATTTCAAAAATATCTTCAAAACAAGCTGATGTTGTTTTAACGGCATCTAATTTTGATAAAAACGATATTGTAAAATATTATAAAGTGCCGGAAAGTAAAGTAAAAGTCATATATCTTGCCGCAGAAGACAAATTTAAAAATATTAACAATTTAGAAAATACTAAACATGTAATTTCAAAATACGGTATAAAGGACAAATATGTTCTTTGCGTTGGGCTGATAATTAACAGGAGAGTACAGGATATAATAATCAGGGCATTTAGCAGGTTGAATAAAGAATATAAAGATGCAAGTTTGGTTATCATTGGACAAAACAAAAGTTATCCGTATATTGACATAGAAAAAGAGATTGAAAATAGCAATGCGAAAGGAAATATAAAGTGGATTCCGTATTTGCCTGAAAACGAAATGACAAGTTTTTACAGTAATGCCTCTGCTTTTATTTATATTTCTCTGTATGAAGGCGAAAGTATTCCGCTGAAAGAAGCTATGGCAGCAGGTATCCCGGTAATAACAGCATCTATTTTAGATGAAGTTGTCGGAGATGCAGGGTATATTGTAAAAAATCCTAAAGATGAGGAAGAATTAAAAACAGCAATGAAAAGTGTTCTTTCAGATAATAATCTACGAGATCAGATGATTCGGAAAGGAAAGAAACGAGCGGATATGTTTTCTTGGGAAAAATGTGCGCAGGAAACTATGGGGGTTTTAAAATATGTTTGTATCCAGAGTAAAAAATAGAATTATACATTTAAGAACATTACTTATTTTAATTTTATGCTTTCTTTTTAACTCCATATTTGCTTTGGAAAAACCTGAAACGAATAACGAGGTTAAATTAGATTTATCAGTAAATAGCGATAACTGGTTTTCAGTAGAGCCAATATCGGAAGATTGGAAAATACATGGTATATCATTGATGTTGGAAAGTCGAGATTATAAATCAAAGAATTCGCTGCAAATAAAAGTTTTTAAAATCTTACCCGCACCCGATAAATATGATTTCTCTCTTTATGAGTTAAAATCAGCAACTGTCTATCCGCGTGATTTTAGCAAAAAAAAATATTATACGATTTTTTTTAAGGATGAAAGCAAGGACGAACGTCTATCCAATAACTACGCACCATTTGACGCAAATCCTAAAGATAGATTCCTTATTAATATCATACCGGCTCAACCTGTTTCAATTTATTCTAACTTTAATTATGAAAAAACAAAACAATTGAATTTCCGAATAGTAAAGGATAATATTATTTTAGGACAAATAGGGGTTCCGGATGAAAATAAATGGAATATTCCTAATTATGGTATGCCGGATGATTGTTCTCAAGGCGACCAGGGATTTTCTATTATAGATTTTGGGAAAAAGGCAAACGAAAATAAGATGATACAAGTTGTTGAAGTTCATTGTCAGTCCGGTAATAATAAAATAAAATTAAATATCTGGCGGGAAGAAAATGATGGGTGGTTGTTGATAAAAGAATCCGAGGTATTAACGGCTGGAAAGGGTTTCAACACACTTAAACTTAAAAACCCTATTTTTATTACAAAAGGGGATTATATTGGATTTATTGCTTTAGCTGGTGAAATAAGCCGAACATTACCATATACAAGGATCGGCAAGGGTTATATTAAAGGACCTGTTAAAGTATTAAGTAAAATACAAAAAGACATGATAACAAAAGATACTGCAGGTGATTACTGGTTGCATGTTTTCTCAAATGAAGAAATTGATTATGAATTAAGTGAAGGTCTTGCTTCGGACCATATTAGATATTCTAAAGAAGGAATCAGCATAATAGATTTGGAAAAAAGAGCAACAATAGACACTAAATTAGATATATTTGAGATATATTCTCTTGTACCTGACAATAAAGTAAGGTTAAAAATATGGAGTCGTGACAATGACAATTGGTTGCTTGTT
This genomic interval from Elusimicrobiota bacterium contains the following:
- a CDS encoding cupin domain-containing protein, producing the protein MRVLRKKCAFQDVRGKITDILEKEIIEYVTIITSKKGAVRGNHYHKKSIQYAYILSGKIKLVTQMPGKKVENKIVKPGDLVINIPTERHTLVALENSEFLVLTRGPRGGGNYENDTYRLEKKIA
- a CDS encoding radical SAM protein; the protein is MKILLVQTPHYYDGKSRIPTFFPIGLGYIARILLDAGYNVEILDIYAHQYNDEEVIQKLKEIDFDVIGISAMSTQYNYTKRLASQIRALNKTKKIIVGGALATFSAQTVLENTDVDICIVGEGEKTIVDLLENLENLSRVKGICFKENGKIIQTPLREYIKVLDTIPFPAYDLFSMELYVQRSFVIGPKRALKMRTGHVICGRGCPFNCNYCSKVFKGLRLRSIDNIIEEIKYLKEKYQIRGIFFNDELVIVNKGRVYELCDKIAPLNLKWNCQGRVNMVDLKLLKYMKKAGCTSVGYGIESGSQRILDAMNKNVDIKQAEQAIKDTAKAGLYSNIQVMFGYPGETKETVQETIDFFRRADNPGDALSPVTPLPGTQLWCDTLKKRLIKDEKTLLEKLDGGYMPDAKVLINYTEFSNEEYDSLRKNAEKIIKRNYFARHPVAGSINYLLRIVSIMKMLGFKGTIKKTIEKLSANA
- a CDS encoding N-acetylneuraminate synthase family protein; protein product: MLDLNDLKGHYLIAEVGINHNGDMQIAKKLIDASFACSWNCVKFQKRNPDVCVPEHQKNVIRETPWGKMTYLEYRYKVEFGKKEYDYIDKYCKEKPIQWTASVWDLDSLNFIKQYDVPFIKIPSAKITDLELLEAAAKISVPIIISTGMSTLEEIDKAVDILRKNTAGFALMHTNSSYPAKIEELNLNCIKTLKEKYKCEIGYSGHEYGLEPTVFAAALGTKIIERHVTIDRTLWGTDQSASVEPMGMDMLCKRIRDINLILGDGVKRIMESEKSVRKKLRGE
- a CDS encoding CDP-glycerol glycerophosphotransferase family protein codes for the protein MEKKEDKYFNDSAELIKSLNEIKIEGITITEYLKFKEVSLWELMVPFLACCSFPSAFSQANQEFNIINSCKHLFHKKIKPYLKCIRDFVRDINDKKNMVEYENMDKKKNALFLVFEPRHYKEIYSPLKEILVKRDIGIRTICSKYRAAQEKFAKEDTLFIEDFYNMDMANQVKKNNKEISVKLKKVKTILVSKIKNTYPGIWNYFRDELDSIFIWEFSSLIKQITIAHEVIDKIKPDIIAGGDDCDPRARIYFLIGRNRKTPTLLIQQGYASDNAFEWLFLSVDKAAIFGNYTKQCLEKIGVKKEKLVISGQPRFDSLVKITNEREIVCNKYNIQSKNKIILFTSQPNHPGAFSSETVRRNAIETVYSLIDNITDAVLIVKPHPDEKMQYHRSLKLKNNTGKIILVDRRDNLYELIKACDLLITFFSTTAIEAMISNKPVLIVNLFNRWTPYVESGAALQACSGNEAVSVINDIFSNNGIRQELENKRKKFVVEHAYNLDGNASGRVVDLMFEMMKN
- a CDS encoding glycosyltransferase family 1 protein — its product is MNIAINASYLEGKRTGVGRYLSNILKYWSKNSPENNYYLYFKREIPKDEYLSAPCFIKKIIHAPEFLNRWIFWENIFLSRHIKKNKELDIFFSPAYTLPFFIGNIKKVVAVFDIFYTVHPEWVPLSNRYTLGLISKISSKQADVVLTASNFDKNDIVKYYKVPESKVKVIYLAAEDKFKNINNLENTKHVISKYGIKDKYVLCVGLIINRRVQDIIIRAFSRLNKEYKDASLVIIGQNKSYPYIDIEKEIENSNAKGNIKWIPYLPENEMTSFYSNASAFIYISLYEGESIPLKEAMAAGIPVITASILDEVVGDAGYIVKNPKDEEELKTAMKSVLSDNNLRDQMIRKGKKRADMFSWEKCAQETMGVLKYVCIQSKK
- a CDS encoding SPASM domain-containing protein yields the protein MFDIDFYMKVFDLKQRLMKGEKLDKRYVFEQLENFRNKEPVLYNFETTNACNMRCEMCPRTTKMTRPVEAINMDTFKKIVEQLKPFSDNQWQKWEKFVKKNYGIPKNDMSENHFFLYIIPKVLVLHGYGDPLLDKNMPEKVKLLREKKIPSYFSCNPANINIEKSIEMFEGGLSYIKYSIESVDDKLHKAIRGQASNFSDSYKKILHLLEVKKKQGYNTTIIITMLDLNNPSQDKEFEKLQDAFKGLDVYVYLKSQDQQWYQTEKHGTKSIHWIEFCQFPWSSMTIKSNGEAVMCVEDYNNEIILGDARKESLYDIWNGEKYRKFREDHFNLTGGIKCTGECDMTLIGELTSACDKNDAGV
- a CDS encoding class I SAM-dependent methyltransferase, giving the protein MKCRICYSNNLTKFLDLGFTPPADDFLVKERLRELETHYPLDVFICNDCSLVQLGYTVPPEILFQNDYPYESSMTKAGQKHFHSFASDVVSKYKILSSDLVVDIGSNVGVLLQGFKNEGTQVLGVDPAENICKIAIKGGIDTINSFFNEKSVQEIIKKKGKAKVITGTNVVAHVDDIHSLVRNVDKLLAEKGIFIVEAPYLVWLLDNLEYDTIYHEHLCYLSVKPLNILFGKYGMEIFDIVEADIHGGSVRYFVCRKGDYKVTENVKKLILLEKEKNTYDIDRLKKFAVDVEKNREELTLMLRELKSKGKRIAGVSAPAKGMTLLNYCRIGTDVLDFVTEKSTLKIGKYTPGMHIPVLPDSELVKQKPDYALLLAWNFAEEIMNNLKDYKKAGGKFIIPIPKPRIVE
- a CDS encoding class I SAM-dependent methyltransferase; this translates as MENREESKSKWNKFWSESDKIILNGGVKDDSSWYALIWKMGYEYWKEVFDKYSPGKKMLECGAGAAKISYFMASSDYDCTMLDNSDKALDVAKANFREAGFKGTFVIGNAEEMSFESNTFDLVYSGGLLNYFDNVQPFIKEMVRVLKPGGLLSATIISSKKFSCQTLGDIQIFLSRLLMNIVKGRFNGIIQKSRRNFPFYENSIKLEEYRRILDECGIKVIVAAGTNPFPAIALPKFLRPLYAKIIKTFIPFWRWFDRSGSKFAEIWGFGYNIYGVKKR
- a CDS encoding DegT/DnrJ/EryC1/StrS family aminotransferase, whose amino-acid sequence is MYIPTSKPYLDKGELDNVVSAMNDGAISGLFGKYIDEFENKFARYCDCKYGISTNSGTTALHVAVASLGIGKGDEVIVASLTNMATFFAVLYQYAKPVPVDIEKDTMNIDPGLIESKINKNTKAIMVVHLFGHPVDMDPIIKLAKKYKLYIIEDCAEAHGALYKGRKVGSLGDIGCFSFYSNKIVTTGEGGMITTNNAEIAAKSRSLKCLAFGTKNKFMHKSIGYGYRMTNIQAAIGCAQLKKVEVIIDKKRKIAKYYNEQFKNISELAIPVEKEYAKNVYWMYHVVLGRDVKLSRERVMNKLKEYGIETRESFIPYNMQEIFIRKGWVNHNECPNANYVAGKGFYIPSGPILSKKELEYVSGKIKKVLLNK